One genomic region from Streptomyces sp. NBC_00582 encodes:
- a CDS encoding alpha/beta hydrolase, protein MSNSGAGHVARSTVRPNCETGTRTPLRTFLPTVDGIPIDSVYNPGAVVYNGSPSSGVHPVFVIAHGFTGDADRPHVRRVADAFARYGAVVTFSFRGHGRSGGRSTVGDKEVLDLEAAVEWARSLGHTRVVTVGFSMGGSVVLRHAALHKGVDAVVSVSAPARWYYRGTVPMRRVHWLITRPEGRLLGRWGFRTRIHHRDWDPIPLSPTEAVPGIAPVPLLIVHGDRDGYFPLDHPRMLAEAAGEHGELWLEPGMGHAEHAADDTLLARIGDWAVARAG, encoded by the coding sequence ATGAGCAACAGCGGGGCAGGTCATGTGGCGCGTTCCACCGTTCGTCCGAACTGCGAGACGGGCACCCGCACACCTTTGCGGACGTTTCTGCCCACCGTCGACGGTATTCCGATCGATTCCGTATACAACCCGGGAGCGGTCGTATACAACGGTTCGCCGTCATCCGGTGTTCACCCCGTGTTCGTGATCGCGCACGGCTTCACCGGCGACGCCGACCGCCCGCACGTCCGCCGGGTGGCGGACGCCTTCGCGCGGTACGGGGCCGTCGTCACCTTCTCCTTCCGCGGCCACGGACGCTCCGGCGGGCGTTCGACGGTCGGCGACAAGGAGGTGCTGGACCTCGAGGCCGCCGTGGAGTGGGCCCGCTCGCTCGGGCACACGCGTGTGGTGACCGTCGGCTTCTCCATGGGCGGCTCGGTCGTGCTCCGGCACGCGGCCCTGCACAAGGGGGTGGACGCCGTCGTCTCCGTCAGCGCGCCCGCCCGCTGGTACTACCGGGGCACCGTCCCGATGCGCCGGGTGCACTGGCTGATCACCCGTCCCGAGGGCCGGCTGCTCGGCCGCTGGGGCTTCCGCACCCGGATCCACCACCGTGACTGGGACCCCATACCCCTGTCTCCGACCGAGGCGGTCCCGGGGATCGCGCCCGTGCCGCTGCTGATCGTCCACGGCGACCGCGACGGCTACTTCCCCCTCGACCATCCCCGGATGCTCGCGGAGGCCGCCGGTGAGCACGGCGAACTCTGGCTGGAACCCGGCATGGGCCACGCCGAACACGCGGCCGACGACACCCTGCTGGCCCGGATCGGGGACTGGGCGGTGGCACGGGCGGGCTAG
- a CDS encoding LacI family DNA-binding transcriptional regulator — translation MAKVTRDDVARLAGTSTAVVSYVINNGPRPVAPATRERVLAAIKELGYRPDRVAQAMASRRTDLIGLIIPDARQPFFGEMAHAVEQAASERGKMVLVGNTDYVAEREVHYLRAFLGMRVSGLILVSHALNDLAAAEIEAWDARVVLLHERPEAIDDVAVVTDDLGGARIAVRHLLEHGYPYVACMGGTAETPSVGDPVSDHVEGWRQAMAEAGISTEGRLFEAPYNRYDAYRVALDLLSGPDRPPAIFCSTDDQAIGLLRAARELRIDVPGELAVIGFDDIKEAALADPPMTTIASDRSAMARAAVDLVLDDGVRVTGTRRERLKQFPSRLVTRRSCGCA, via the coding sequence GTGGCCAAGGTGACTCGGGACGACGTCGCACGACTGGCGGGGACCTCCACCGCCGTCGTCAGCTACGTCATCAACAACGGACCCCGGCCGGTCGCCCCGGCCACGCGCGAGCGTGTCCTCGCCGCGATCAAGGAACTGGGGTACCGGCCCGACCGGGTCGCCCAGGCGATGGCGTCCCGGCGCACGGACCTCATAGGCCTGATCATCCCGGACGCCCGTCAGCCCTTCTTCGGCGAGATGGCACACGCGGTCGAGCAGGCCGCCTCCGAGCGCGGCAAGATGGTCCTCGTCGGCAACACCGACTACGTCGCCGAGCGCGAGGTCCACTATCTGCGGGCGTTCCTCGGGATGCGGGTCTCCGGGCTGATCCTCGTCAGCCACGCGCTCAACGACCTGGCCGCCGCCGAGATCGAGGCCTGGGACGCCCGGGTGGTGCTGCTGCACGAGCGGCCCGAGGCGATCGACGACGTCGCCGTCGTCACCGACGACCTGGGCGGCGCCCGGATCGCCGTCCGGCACCTCCTGGAGCACGGCTACCCCTACGTCGCCTGCATGGGCGGCACCGCCGAGACCCCCTCCGTCGGCGACCCGGTCTCCGACCACGTCGAGGGCTGGCGGCAGGCCATGGCCGAGGCCGGCATCAGCACCGAGGGCCGGCTGTTCGAGGCGCCGTACAACCGCTACGACGCCTACCGCGTCGCCCTGGATCTGCTCTCCGGCCCCGACCGGCCGCCCGCGATCTTCTGCTCCACCGACGACCAGGCGATCGGCCTGCTGCGCGCGGCCCGCGAGCTGCGCATCGACGTACCCGGCGAGCTGGCCGTCATCGGCTTCGACGACATCAAGGAAGCCGCCCTCGCCGACCCGCCCATGACAACGATCGCTTCGGACCGCTCGGCGATGGCCCGCGCGGCGGTGGACCTGGTCCTGGACGACGGCGTCCGCGTGACGGGCACCCGCCGGGAACGCCTCAAGCAGTTCCCGTCCCGCCTGGTGACCAGGCGCTCCTGCGGCTGCGCCTGA
- a CDS encoding winged helix-turn-helix transcriptional regulator: MSSLLLLTNALQPSTEVLPALGLLLHNVRVAPAEGPALVDTPGADVILIDGRRDLPQVRSLCQLLRSTGPGCPLILVVTEGGLAAVTADWGIDDVLLDTAGPAEVEARLRLAMGRQQIVADDSPMEIRNGDLSVDEATYSAKLKGRVLDLTFKEFELLKYLAQHPGRVFTRAQLLQEVWGYDYFGGTRTVDVHVRRLRAKLGPEHESLIGTVRNVGYRFVTPEKAERGGDDAKAKAGRVNADDSDNADAMDAEEVAADV, from the coding sequence ATGAGTTCTCTGCTGCTCCTGACCAATGCCCTCCAGCCCTCGACAGAAGTGCTGCCGGCCCTCGGCCTGCTGCTGCACAACGTGCGCGTGGCACCGGCGGAAGGACCCGCGCTCGTCGACACCCCCGGCGCCGACGTCATCCTGATCGACGGCCGCCGGGACCTGCCGCAGGTGCGCAGCCTGTGCCAGCTGCTGCGCTCGACCGGCCCGGGCTGTCCGCTGATCCTCGTCGTCACCGAGGGCGGCCTCGCCGCCGTCACCGCCGACTGGGGCATCGACGACGTCCTCCTCGACACCGCCGGCCCGGCGGAGGTGGAGGCCCGGCTGCGGCTCGCCATGGGCCGGCAGCAGATCGTCGCCGACGACTCCCCGATGGAGATCCGCAACGGCGATCTGTCGGTGGACGAGGCGACGTACAGCGCGAAGCTGAAGGGTCGGGTCCTCGACCTGACCTTCAAGGAGTTCGAGCTGCTGAAATACCTGGCGCAGCACCCCGGCCGGGTGTTCACGCGCGCACAGCTCCTCCAGGAGGTGTGGGGATACGACTACTTCGGTGGCACCCGTACCGTCGATGTGCACGTACGACGGCTCCGCGCCAAGCTCGGGCCGGAGCACGAGTCGCTGATCGGCACCGTCCGGAACGTGGGTTATCGATTCGTTACGCCTGAGAAGGCTGAGCGTGGTGGTGACGACGCGAAGGCCAAGGCCGGTCGGGTAAACGCGGATGATTCGGACAACGCGGACGCCATGGACGCCGAAGAGGTCGCGGCGGACGTGTAG
- a CDS encoding MoaD/ThiS family protein, producing MPKVTVRYWAAAKAAAGVDEEPFDADTLADALDAARARHPGELVRVLRRCSFLIDGDPVGTRAHETVRLADGGTVEVLPPFAGG from the coding sequence ATGCCAAAGGTCACGGTGCGCTACTGGGCGGCCGCGAAGGCCGCGGCGGGGGTCGACGAGGAGCCGTTCGACGCGGACACCCTCGCCGACGCCCTCGACGCCGCGCGTGCGCGACACCCCGGCGAACTCGTGCGTGTGCTGCGGCGGTGCTCGTTCCTGATCGACGGTGATCCCGTGGGCACCCGCGCACATGAGACGGTACGGCTGGCCGACGGCGGCACGGTCGAGGTGCTCCCGCCGTTCGCAGGAGGGTGA
- a CDS encoding LmeA family phospholipid-binding protein: protein MRALRILLILVVVLGGLFVLADRLAVHFAEGEAADKLKTTEGLATTPDVSIKGFPFLTQLAGGSLDDVEVGMKDYEADTGTNGGTIRIDDLKADMKGVEFSGDYSSATATTASGTASIAYDELLKTAKSEETRVAPGLTAKVIGLSDGGGGKIKVTVEATVLGVKLKEPVSVLSTVAVEGDTVRVHADSLPDFRGVTAAENEVRTVTDFQQKIEGLPGGIQLDRVQAGKNGVEITVKGSNVRLAG, encoded by the coding sequence ATGCGAGCGCTCCGAATACTGCTGATCCTCGTCGTCGTGCTCGGCGGCCTGTTCGTCCTCGCGGACCGTCTGGCCGTCCACTTCGCCGAGGGTGAGGCCGCGGACAAGCTGAAGACCACCGAGGGCCTCGCGACCACCCCGGACGTGTCCATCAAGGGCTTCCCCTTCCTCACCCAGCTGGCCGGCGGCTCGCTGGACGACGTCGAGGTCGGCATGAAGGACTACGAGGCCGACACGGGCACCAACGGCGGGACCATCCGCATCGACGACCTCAAGGCCGACATGAAGGGCGTCGAGTTCTCCGGCGACTACAGCTCCGCCACCGCCACCACGGCCTCCGGTACGGCGTCCATCGCCTACGACGAGCTGCTGAAGACCGCCAAGTCCGAGGAGACCCGGGTCGCGCCCGGCCTCACCGCCAAGGTCATCGGGCTGTCCGACGGGGGCGGCGGCAAGATCAAGGTCACCGTGGAGGCGACCGTCCTGGGCGTGAAGCTGAAGGAGCCCGTCTCGGTGCTGAGCACGGTCGCCGTCGAGGGCGACACCGTGCGGGTGCACGCCGACTCGCTGCCCGACTTCCGCGGGGTGACGGCCGCCGAGAACGAGGTCCGCACCGTCACCGACTTCCAGCAGAAGATCGAGGGGCTGCCCGGCGGTATCCAGCTCGACAGGGTGCAGGCGGGGAAGAACGGTGTGGAGATCACCGTGAAGGGTTCGAACGTCCGTCTTGCGGGGTAA